The Paenibacillus macerans genome includes a window with the following:
- the coxB gene encoding cytochrome c oxidase subunit II, producing MMKPWKAVKRLLPLFAGLSLLLSACGREDLSVLRPQGPVAEGQLGLIKLSISIMIVVMLIVFGIAAYVLVKYRRKPGQTEVPKQVEGNFKLEIIWTAIPLVLVLILAVATVQKVFAIGEDYSKDKNAVKIKVTSHQFWWEFTYPDYGITTAQDMVIPTGKKIALELKTADVLHSFWVPSLAGKIDTNTDGTINKAWLEASREGVFLGKCAELCGKSHAFMEFRVKAVSEDSFNKWVDSMKAPVQTIADPEVAEVFKTQCLSCHAVGDQGGPVGPNLTGIGSRETVASILHNSEASGKPVDGKPIKDNLVEWLTDPQKVKPGNKMPNPKEDLGLTDDQIDAIADYLANSKLSY from the coding sequence ATGATGAAACCGTGGAAGGCTGTAAAGCGGCTGTTGCCTTTGTTTGCCGGACTTTCGCTCCTCTTGTCCGCATGCGGCCGCGAGGACCTGTCCGTGCTCAGACCGCAGGGACCGGTGGCCGAAGGGCAACTCGGACTTATCAAGCTGTCGATTTCGATCATGATCGTCGTCATGTTGATCGTGTTTGGCATCGCCGCTTACGTCTTGGTGAAGTACCGGCGCAAACCGGGACAAACCGAAGTGCCGAAGCAAGTCGAAGGCAACTTTAAATTGGAGATTATTTGGACGGCCATCCCGTTAGTTCTGGTACTTATCCTGGCCGTGGCTACGGTGCAAAAGGTGTTCGCGATCGGCGAAGACTACTCGAAGGATAAAAATGCCGTCAAAATCAAAGTAACGTCGCACCAGTTCTGGTGGGAATTCACTTATCCCGATTACGGCATTACGACGGCCCAGGACATGGTTATTCCAACCGGCAAGAAAATCGCGCTTGAGCTGAAAACGGCCGACGTGCTGCACTCCTTCTGGGTACCTTCCCTGGCGGGGAAAATCGACACGAATACGGACGGGACGATCAATAAAGCCTGGCTCGAAGCTTCCCGCGAAGGCGTTTTCTTGGGGAAATGCGCCGAACTCTGCGGGAAATCCCACGCATTCATGGAATTCCGGGTTAAAGCGGTGAGCGAGGATTCCTTCAACAAATGGGTGGACTCCATGAAAGCCCCGGTTCAGACGATCGCCGATCCGGAAGTCGCGGAAGTGTTCAAGACGCAATGCTTGAGCTGTCACGCTGTCGGTGATCAAGGCGGCCCGGTCGGACCGAATCTGACGGGGATCGGAAGCAGAGAAACCGTTGCCAGCATCTTACATAATTCGGAAGCGTCGGGCAAGCCGGTGGACGGAAAACCGATCAAGGATAATTTGGTGGAATGGCTGACGGATCCGCAAAAGGTAAAACCCGGCAACAAAATGCCGAACCCGAAGGAAGACCTGGGGCTGACGGATGACCAAATCGACGCCATCGCCGACTATTTGGCAAACAGCAAATTATCCTACTGA
- the map gene encoding type I methionyl aminopeptidase, with translation MKIQLKTKEEILRMREAGRILAECHQGIARLIGPGITTLEIDRFVESFLAERGATPEQKGYRGFPFATCASVNDVVCHGFPNDRKLQAGDIVTIDIVVNKNGWLADSAWSYRVGKVGPDAEKLLQTTEKALDAGIAQAYPGSKIGDIGYAVQRVATAANVGIVRALIGHGIGRSMHEPPDVPNFGRPKSGVTLRPGMVITIEPIFTGGDTGAVLWEDDGWTIRSADGSLGAHYEHTLAITEDGPLVLTK, from the coding sequence GTGAAAATACAATTAAAGACGAAAGAGGAAATATTGCGGATGCGGGAAGCCGGCCGCATTCTGGCGGAGTGCCACCAAGGGATTGCCCGGCTGATCGGTCCGGGGATCACGACGCTGGAAATCGACCGCTTTGTCGAGTCGTTTCTGGCGGAGCGCGGCGCCACGCCGGAACAAAAAGGATACCGCGGTTTTCCGTTTGCGACCTGCGCTTCCGTCAACGACGTCGTTTGCCACGGGTTCCCGAACGACCGCAAGCTGCAGGCGGGGGATATCGTGACGATCGACATTGTGGTCAATAAAAACGGCTGGCTGGCGGATTCGGCCTGGTCCTACCGCGTCGGAAAGGTCGGGCCGGACGCAGAGAAGCTGCTCCAGACGACCGAGAAGGCGCTTGACGCCGGGATTGCCCAGGCTTACCCGGGCAGCAAAATCGGCGACATCGGCTACGCCGTGCAGCGCGTGGCAACGGCGGCGAACGTCGGCATCGTCAGGGCGCTGATCGGACACGGGATCGGGAGATCGATGCACGAACCGCCGGATGTTCCGAATTTCGGGCGGCCGAAGAGCGGGGTGACGCTGCGGCCGGGCATGGTCATCACCATTGAGCCGATCTTTACCGGCGGGGATACGGGGGCCGTGCTGTGGGAGGATGACGGCTGGACGATCCGCTCGGCGGACGGCAGCCTGGGGGCCCATTATGAGCATACGCTGGCCATTACGGAGGACGGTCCGCTGGTGCTGACAAAATAA
- a CDS encoding MGDG synthase family glycosyltransferase, giving the protein MTYQTPKIMILYASYGDGHYQASKALEASFRSKGIADIVLLDLMAEAHPLLNELTKFVYMQSFRTLPLIYGWVYNATKEMQFETSPLGVINSFGMGKLQQTIDQLQPDIIIHTFPQLAMPKLNKRTGKSLPLVNIVTDFDLHGRWIHPSVDRYYVATDDLKREMTSRGIPAGNVVVSGIPLKPDFFKEPSPGGEIANRLDPRKKTVLLMAGAYGVMTGIRDICNRLVSSGRHQVVVVCGRNRNLHRGLSKQLGEHPDVHVYGYVSEVAALMQACDCIITKPGGITLSEALACRLPIFLYRPVPGQELNNALYLQKKGVAMVAEDPGTLTGQIEALLSDEERQAAVARKIENLRKPEAAEAIVNDIMRQWFTPPEGELVLTAEGSSYIG; this is encoded by the coding sequence ATGACTTATCAAACGCCTAAAATCATGATCTTGTACGCCAGCTACGGGGATGGCCACTATCAAGCGTCCAAAGCCCTCGAAGCCAGCTTCCGCAGCAAAGGCATTGCGGATATCGTCCTGCTGGATTTAATGGCCGAAGCCCATCCGCTGCTGAATGAGCTGACCAAATTCGTGTACATGCAAAGCTTCCGCACGCTGCCGCTTATCTATGGTTGGGTGTACAACGCGACCAAAGAAATGCAGTTTGAGACCTCGCCGCTCGGCGTCATCAATTCGTTTGGCATGGGAAAACTTCAGCAGACCATCGACCAACTGCAGCCCGATATCATCATCCACACCTTCCCCCAACTGGCGATGCCCAAGCTGAACAAAAGGACCGGCAAATCGCTGCCCCTGGTCAATATCGTCACCGATTTTGACCTGCACGGGCGCTGGATTCACCCGAGCGTCGACCGCTATTACGTCGCAACCGACGATTTGAAGCGGGAGATGACGTCGCGGGGCATTCCCGCGGGAAACGTCGTTGTCAGCGGCATTCCGCTGAAGCCCGATTTCTTCAAGGAGCCGTCTCCGGGCGGCGAAATCGCGAACCGGCTTGATCCGCGAAAGAAAACGGTTCTGCTCATGGCCGGCGCTTACGGGGTGATGACGGGCATCCGCGATATTTGCAACCGGCTCGTGTCCTCCGGGCGCCATCAGGTCGTTGTCGTCTGCGGCCGCAACCGGAATTTGCACCGCGGTCTGAGCAAGCAATTGGGCGAGCATCCGGACGTGCATGTCTACGGCTACGTCAGCGAGGTGGCCGCGCTGATGCAAGCCTGCGACTGCATCATCACCAAGCCGGGCGGAATCACATTGTCGGAAGCGCTGGCCTGCCGGCTGCCGATTTTCTTGTATCGCCCGGTCCCCGGGCAAGAGCTCAACAACGCCCTGTATCTGCAGAAAAAAGGCGTGGCTATGGTCGCCGAGGATCCCGGAACGCTGACGGGGCAAATCGAAGCTCTCCTAAGCGATGAGGAGCGCCAGGCCGCCGTCGCCCGGAAAATCGAAAACCTCCGCAAGCCGGAGGCCGCGGAGGCGATCGTGAACGATATTATGCGGCAATGGTTTACGCCGCCGGAAGGAGAGCTGGTTCTTACCGCCGAGGGCTCGTCATACATTGGGTAG
- a CDS encoding DUF4870 domain-containing protein gives MSPFKSSTGLYENVAGFLCYLFAFVGGVAFLALERRSRFVLFHALQSVMVFGGLMLAHALSGFLPVIGVVVNLLLTVLGVTLWAVLMLAALQGKWLKLPWLGELAEKQLQRM, from the coding sequence GTGTCTCCCTTCAAATCTTCCACCGGCCTGTACGAGAACGTCGCCGGATTTCTTTGCTATTTGTTCGCCTTTGTGGGCGGCGTCGCATTTTTGGCCCTCGAACGAAGAAGCCGGTTTGTGCTGTTTCACGCCCTGCAATCGGTCATGGTGTTCGGCGGGCTGATGCTGGCCCACGCGCTTTCCGGCTTCCTGCCGGTGATCGGCGTGGTCGTCAACCTGCTGCTGACCGTTCTGGGCGTCACGCTTTGGGCCGTGCTGATGTTGGCCGCGCTGCAGGGCAAATGGCTGAAGCTCCCCTGGCTCGGCGAACTGGCGGAGAAGCAGCTGCAGCGGATGTAA
- a CDS encoding nucleobase:cation symporter-2 family protein — translation MERERIFQHHRHPLKTFSLGIQHVLAMYAGAVIVPLIVGGALNFTQAQLTYLIAIDLLACGVATLLQVWGNRFFGIGLPVMLGCAFQAVSPMIAIGLQDGMGVSAIYGAIIASGVFVFLFAGLFGKLIALFPPVVTGSVVTIIGVTLIPVAISDLGGGSPGENPDFGSPLNLVLGFGVMLFVILMNRFAKGFPRSISVLLGLIIGTLVAALAGKVDLTPLKEAGWFHAIQPFYFGKPTFHASAILTMILVAIVSVAESTGVFMALGKIVDKDITSKDLTRGYRAEGLAIILGGIFNSFPYTTYSQNVGLVQMSRVKTRDVIVVAGGLLILIGFVPKIAALTQLVPTSVLGGAMIALFGLVLSSGIRMLGDQVDLNRHENLLIIACSVGMGLGVTVQPDIFDRLPAYLRILADNGIVAGSVTAIVMNLLFNGLGGRRKAEAGAKEAEQG, via the coding sequence ATGGAACGAGAACGTATTTTTCAGCATCACAGGCATCCGCTTAAAACATTTTCGCTGGGCATCCAGCATGTGCTGGCGATGTATGCCGGCGCGGTCATCGTGCCGCTGATCGTCGGCGGCGCGCTCAACTTCACGCAAGCGCAGCTTACGTATCTGATCGCGATCGATTTGCTCGCCTGCGGCGTGGCGACGCTGCTGCAGGTATGGGGCAACCGCTTCTTCGGCATCGGGCTCCCGGTGATGCTGGGCTGCGCTTTTCAGGCGGTTTCGCCGATGATCGCCATCGGCTTGCAGGACGGGATGGGGGTTTCCGCCATTTACGGAGCAATCATTGCCTCGGGTGTGTTCGTTTTCCTGTTTGCCGGTTTGTTCGGCAAGCTTATCGCCCTGTTTCCGCCGGTGGTGACCGGCTCGGTTGTAACGATCATCGGGGTCACCTTGATTCCGGTGGCCATTTCCGATCTGGGCGGCGGCAGCCCGGGCGAAAACCCGGACTTCGGCAGCCCGCTTAATCTAGTGCTCGGCTTCGGGGTGATGCTGTTCGTCATCCTGATGAACCGTTTCGCCAAAGGGTTTCCGCGTTCCATTTCCGTCCTGCTGGGCTTGATCATCGGGACGCTCGTGGCCGCGCTGGCCGGCAAAGTGGACCTGACGCCGCTGAAGGAAGCGGGTTGGTTCCATGCGATCCAGCCTTTTTATTTCGGCAAACCGACCTTCCACGCATCGGCGATTTTGACGATGATTCTGGTGGCGATCGTCAGCGTGGCCGAATCGACCGGGGTGTTTATGGCGCTCGGCAAAATCGTGGACAAAGACATCACATCAAAGGATCTGACGCGCGGCTACCGGGCCGAAGGGCTGGCGATCATCCTGGGCGGGATCTTCAACTCGTTCCCGTACACCACGTATTCGCAAAACGTCGGCCTTGTCCAAATGAGCCGGGTCAAAACCCGCGACGTGATCGTGGTCGCCGGCGGGCTGCTGATCCTGATCGGCTTCGTACCCAAAATCGCCGCGCTGACGCAGCTTGTGCCGACCTCGGTGCTCGGCGGGGCGATGATCGCGCTGTTCGGGCTCGTGCTCTCCTCGGGTATCCGGATGCTGGGAGATCAGGTCGATCTGAACCGGCACGAAAACCTGCTGATCATCGCCTGCTCCGTCGGCATGGGGCTGGGCGTAACGGTGCAGCCGGATATTTTTGACCGGCTGCCGGCCTACTTGCGCATTTTGGCGGATAACGGCATCGTGGCGGGCAGCGTCACGGCGATCGTCATGAACCTGCTGTTCAACGGGCTGGGAGGACGCCGCAAGGCCGAGGCCGGGGCCAAGGAAGCGGAGCAGGGCTAA
- a CDS encoding xanthine phosphoribosyltransferase — protein MKLLKEKVMTEGIVLSNQVLKVDSFLNHQMDPELMREIGGEFARRFAGEKITKVLTIESSGIAPAIMTALELKVPMIFARKHKSLTLKDDILVEKVYSFTKRETNEITVSKKFLSPSDRVLIIDDFLANGEAAFGLARIVEQVGASVAGIGIVIEKSFQPGARLLEEAGYRVDSLVRVAALEDGVVTFVEEPN, from the coding sequence ATGAAACTGCTTAAGGAGAAGGTTATGACCGAAGGCATCGTGCTGAGCAATCAGGTGCTCAAAGTCGATTCCTTCCTGAACCACCAAATGGACCCGGAGCTGATGCGGGAGATTGGGGGAGAGTTCGCCCGGCGTTTTGCCGGAGAAAAGATCACCAAGGTGCTGACGATCGAATCCTCGGGCATCGCCCCGGCGATCATGACGGCGCTGGAGCTGAAGGTTCCGATGATCTTTGCGAGAAAGCATAAATCGCTGACGCTGAAGGACGACATTCTCGTGGAGAAAGTGTACTCGTTTACGAAGCGGGAGACGAATGAAATTACGGTGTCCAAAAAATTTCTGTCCCCGAGCGACAGGGTGCTGATCATCGACGACTTCCTGGCCAACGGCGAAGCCGCCTTCGGCCTTGCCCGCATCGTTGAGCAGGTTGGGGCGTCCGTCGCCGGCATCGGCATCGTCATCGAAAAATCGTTTCAGCCGGGGGCCCGCCTCCTGGAGGAAGCGGGATACCGCGTCGATTCGCTGGTCCGGGTCGCTGCGCTGGAAGACGGCGTGGTTACCTTTGTTGAAGAGCCTAATTAA
- a CDS encoding zinc-ribbon domain-containing protein: protein MNFLQRLKDGAGKVTDRAQNVVEIGKLNTQISNIERELGLYYQKMGEIFYEGYRKKDMSYAEKEMLDLAKTCDLLAEERDEIRAKVAELKNERLCGACGRTVSEDAVFCQYCGHKLVKRKKAVIPEDLIEPVRAAAPTAEDTRIAASPEPPGKETKRTIDLEQLLFSANLIESAEKRDSEAVREPADPEEEERLLRNLERERKRQEELDRRIRSWTQKAEQPDEEKPSQEKPSPGITIATVKCQICGSMLVKGTKWCPHCGSEQV from the coding sequence ATGAATTTTTTACAGCGATTAAAAGATGGTGCGGGAAAGGTGACCGATCGCGCGCAAAACGTCGTTGAAATCGGAAAACTTAACACGCAAATTTCAAATATCGAACGGGAACTCGGTTTGTATTACCAAAAGATGGGAGAAATTTTTTACGAAGGCTACCGCAAAAAAGATATGTCCTACGCCGAGAAGGAGATGCTTGATCTGGCCAAAACCTGCGACTTGCTGGCTGAGGAGCGGGACGAGATCCGGGCGAAAGTCGCCGAGCTAAAAAACGAGCGTTTGTGCGGAGCGTGCGGGCGGACGGTGTCCGAGGACGCTGTTTTTTGCCAGTATTGCGGACATAAGCTGGTCAAACGGAAAAAAGCGGTCATTCCGGAGGATTTGATCGAGCCGGTAAGGGCGGCGGCGCCGACGGCGGAGGATACCCGAATTGCCGCCAGCCCGGAACCGCCGGGGAAGGAAACGAAGAGAACCATCGACCTGGAACAGCTGCTGTTTTCGGCCAATTTGATCGAATCCGCGGAGAAGAGGGACAGCGAGGCGGTCCGCGAACCGGCCGATCCCGAAGAGGAGGAGCGGCTGCTCCGCAATCTGGAACGGGAACGCAAACGGCAGGAGGAGCTTGACCGGCGAATCCGCTCATGGACGCAAAAAGCGGAGCAGCCTGATGAAGAGAAGCCTTCGCAAGAGAAGCCTTCGCCGGGCATCACGATCGCAACCGTCAAATGCCAAATCTGCGGGTCTATGCTCGTCAAAGGCACCAAGTGGTGCCCGCATTGCGGTTCGGAGCAGGTTTAG
- a CDS encoding GTP pyrophosphokinase: MKQLDLRELYQWEIGEDELRKLEEWKKLPFLYELALDELGNKIKLIQTEWKIHNGYSPIEHIKSRIKEPKSILQKLERKGLELTVDNMVNQIHDIAGMRIVFSFARDIYSLLDHLKHREDITVLEVKDYIENPKPNGYQSLHVIVAVPLTLFEGQRWMKVEIQMRTLAMDFWASMEHILYYKYDKQVPPHVVRELSEAAKAADALDKKMHGLRKEIMGVSEAALPE, translated from the coding sequence CTGAAGCAACTGGATTTAAGGGAGCTGTACCAGTGGGAGATCGGCGAGGATGAGCTGCGCAAGCTGGAGGAATGGAAGAAGCTGCCCTTCCTGTACGAGCTTGCCCTGGATGAGCTGGGGAACAAAATCAAGCTGATCCAAACGGAGTGGAAAATCCACAACGGGTACAGCCCGATCGAGCATATCAAATCCCGAATCAAAGAGCCGAAAAGCATTCTTCAAAAGCTTGAACGTAAAGGCCTGGAATTGACCGTCGACAATATGGTGAACCAAATCCACGACATCGCCGGGATGCGGATCGTTTTTTCCTTCGCGCGCGACATTTACAGCCTGCTGGACCACCTGAAGCACCGGGAAGACATCACCGTCCTGGAGGTCAAGGATTACATTGAAAATCCCAAGCCCAACGGCTACCAGAGCCTGCACGTCATCGTCGCCGTACCGCTGACCTTGTTCGAAGGCCAACGGTGGATGAAGGTCGAAATCCAGATGCGCACCCTGGCGATGGATTTCTGGGCGAGCATGGAGCATATTTTGTACTACAAATACGACAAACAAGTACCGCCGCACGTCGTGCGCGAGCTTTCCGAAGCGGCCAAGGCCGCCGACGCCCTGGACAAAAAAATGCACGGCCTGCGCAAAGAAATCATGGGCGTATCCGAAGCCGCTTTGCCCGAGTAG